The following proteins are co-located in the Candidatus Dormiibacterota bacterium genome:
- the lpxC gene encoding UDP-3-O-acyl-N-acetylglucosamine deacetylase gives MNQATLAGAVHFDGVGLHTGTAARIAVLPAPPDFGVQFVCNGVRIPAVAEYVVDTARATVLGLGSQRVSTVEHVLSAVLGMGIANAEIVVDGSEIPAVDGSAEAFSNAFADAGIEEQAQPRSTFSVTEPFEMRDEDRALILLPSERLRVRFVADFPAPIGVEYFDSTIDPLAYRREIAPARTFGYLREVEALRARGLAQGGSLNNALVFAPDGPMQNLRWPDEVVRHKVLDLLGDVALLGRWPQCDIIAVKTGHELHVRAMRELRRRERDMIAARSA, from the coding sequence GTGAACCAAGCAACGCTTGCCGGCGCCGTGCATTTCGACGGCGTCGGATTGCATACGGGAACCGCGGCGCGCATCGCGGTTCTTCCGGCGCCTCCCGACTTCGGGGTGCAGTTCGTATGCAACGGCGTGCGCATTCCGGCGGTCGCCGAGTACGTCGTCGATACGGCGCGCGCCACGGTACTCGGATTGGGCTCGCAGCGCGTATCGACCGTCGAGCACGTGCTCTCCGCGGTGTTGGGCATGGGTATTGCCAACGCGGAGATCGTCGTCGACGGCAGCGAGATACCGGCCGTCGACGGAAGCGCCGAAGCCTTTTCGAATGCATTTGCGGACGCGGGCATTGAAGAGCAAGCGCAACCGCGCAGCACGTTCTCAGTAACCGAGCCGTTCGAGATGCGCGATGAGGATCGAGCGTTGATCCTCCTCCCGAGCGAACGGTTGCGCGTGCGATTCGTCGCGGATTTCCCAGCTCCCATCGGCGTCGAGTATTTCGATTCGACGATCGACCCGCTCGCGTACCGGCGCGAGATCGCTCCCGCCCGCACCTTCGGATATCTGCGAGAGGTCGAGGCGCTGCGTGCTCGCGGGCTCGCGCAAGGCGGCTCGCTGAACAACGCACTCGTCTTTGCTCCCGACGGTCCAATGCAGAATCTGCGGTGGCCGGACGAAGTGGTGCGTCACAAGGTGCTCGACCTGCTCGGCGACGTCGCGCTCCTAGGCCGATGGCCGCAGTGCGACATCATTGCCGTAAAGACCGGGCACGAGTTGCACGTACGCGCAATGCGGGAGCTCCGGCGGCGGGAACGCGACATGATTGCCGCGCGGAGTGCGTAG